From Salvia splendens isolate huo1 chromosome 3, SspV2, whole genome shotgun sequence, a single genomic window includes:
- the LOC121796260 gene encoding vacuolar protein sorting-associated protein 52 A-like isoform X2 encodes MTEVISDQFVEANNGSKNVVDLGFVVGELTLEDDAASDDDVALEGLEEELQDYKTDNVVTMILSKGTSSRNYTKDVEHNLRRIELDSIQEYIKDSDNLISLHEQIHDCNTILLQMEKLLSGFQAEIGSISSDIKVLQERSLDMGLKLKNRKVNEEYLKTLEILSRKLQFVGSDAMLKTSKVITNVQPEVEKLHQKAVSKVFDFIIQKLNALRRPKTNVQILQQSVLLKYKYVIMFLKEHNKEVFIDIRAAYIDTMNKVLGKNVQAYIHALEKLQLDIATAADLIGVETRSTSLFLRGEPLKNRSAVFALGDRIKILKEIDEPALIPHIAEASSKKYPYEVLFRSLHKLLMDTAASEYLFCDEFFREQPMFYDIFAGPFTVIDEHLNTVLPNFYDAIGLMLMIRIIHQIQLIMSRKRLPCLDSHLDKVNISLWPRFKMVFDMHLSSLRNANIRTLWEDDVRPHYVMRRYAEFTASLIQLNVDYGDCQLEHNLERLWLAADDLLVKLAALFQKPKQQTVFVINNYDMTISVLKEAGPEEGRIHMHLEELLKSNTAIYVEELLQEHFSNLIKFVKTRACEDPSLGPRRPISVAEVEPIVKDFASRWKAAIELMHSDVITSFSNFLCGMEILRATLTQLLLYYTRLSDCMKNIPGGTAPNKDLISISSIMYEIRKFSRTF; translated from the exons ATGACTGAGGTGATTTCAGATCAATTC GTTGAGGCAAATAATGGATCGAAAAATGTGGTGGATTTGGGGTTTGTTGTTGGCGAATTGACACTGGAAGATGATGCAGCCAG tgATGATGATGTGGCACTGGAGGGGCTGGAGGAAGAGCTACAAGATTATAAAACTGATAAT GTAGTCACCATGATACTGTCGAAAGGCACATCTTCGCGAAATTACACCAAGGATGTCGAGCACAATCTAAGGCGGATAGAGCTCGACTCTATTCAG GAATATATCAAAGATAGTGACAATCTAATCTCACTTCATGAACAAATTCATGATTGTAATACCATCCTATTGCAAATGGAGAAGCTTTTAAGTGGATTTCAG GCTGAGATAGGTTCAATAAGTTCAGATATAAAGGTTCTTCAAGAAAGATCTTTGGATATGGGGCTAAAGCTGAAGAATCGCAAG GTGAATGAGGAATACTTGAAAACGCTTGAGATTCTAAGTAGGAAGCTACAGTTTGTTGGAAGTGATGCCATGTTGAAGACTTCCAAAGTGATAACTAATGTTCAGCCTGAAGTTGAGAAGCTTCACCAAAAAGCAGTTTCTAAG GTATTTGACTTCATCATTCAGAAGCTAAACGCACTGAGGCGGCCCAAGACTAATGTTCAAATCCTTCAACAAAGTGTTCTTCTGAAATACAA ATATGTAATAATGTTTCTCAAGGAGCACAACAAAGAGGTATTTATTGACATCCGTGCTGCATACATTGACACCATGAATAAG GTTTTAGGTAAAAACGTCCAAGCTTATATTCATGCCTTAGAGAAGTTGCAACTGGACATAGCAACAGCTGCTGATTTGATCGGTGTTGAAACCAGAAGTACTAGTCTATTCTTGAGAGGGGAACCTTTAAAGAACCGCTCTGCTGTTTTTGCTTTGGGAGATAGGATAAAGATTCTTAAG GAAATTGATGAGCCTGCATTGATTCCTCATATTGCTGAAGCCAGCTCTAAGAAGTATCCTTATGAAGTTCTATTCAGGAGTTTGCATAAGCTGCTTATGGATACTGCTGCTTCCGA ATATCTTTTCTGCGACGAATTCTTCAGAGAACAGCCTATGTTTTATGACATATTTGCAG GCCCCTTTACAGTAATTGACGAACACCTGAATACAGTTCTACCAAATTTTTATGATGCAATTGGTCTGATGCTCATGATTCGCATTATACACCAGATTCAG CTTATAATGTCTCGGAAGCGGCTACCGTGTCTAGATTCGCACTTGGATAAG GTTAACATCTCTCTGTGGCCGCGATTTAAGATGGTATTTGACATGCACCTCAGCAGCCTACGCAATGCCAATATCCGGACATTGTGGGAAGACGATGTTCGTCCACATTATGTCATGAGACGCTATGCAGAATTCACTGCATCTCTAATTCAGCTTAATGTTGACTATGGAGACTGCCAG CTTGAACACAACTTGGAAAGACTGTGGCTGGCTGCAGATGATTTGCTTGTCAAGCTTGCTGCATTGTTCCAGAAACCCAAGCAACAGACCGTGTTCGTCATAAATAACTACGACATGACAATTTCTGTACTCAAG GAAGCTGGTCCCGAGGAGGGTAGAATCCATATGCACCTCGAAGAGCTGCTCAAGAGCAATACGGCCATTTATGTG GAGGAGCTACTACAGGAACACTTCAGCAACCTGATCAAGTTTGTCAAAACCAGAGCCT GTGAGGACCCGAGCTTGGGTCCGAGGCGCCCAATCAGCGTGGCAGAGGTCGAGCCTATAGTAAAGGACTTCGCGAGCAGATGGAAAGCCGCGATAGAGCTAATGCACAGCGACGTCATTACGTCTTTCAGCAACTTCTTGTGTGGTATGGAGATTCTCAGAGCTACATTGACTCAGCTATTGCTTTACTACACAAGGCTCTCAGATTGCATGAAGAACATTCCTGGTGGTACTGCTCCAAACAAAGATTTGATTTCTATATCATCAATTATGTATGAAATTAGGAAATTTTCAAGAACATTTTAA
- the LOC121796262 gene encoding glycerophosphocholine acyltransferase 1-like — protein sequence MHRSGVERRGKMGSNNEETVEFVEAEDANGNGDWHGNMRMRLGDPSKKVAQTKQMLSKQALQTREILSKQALKIAKQAEEHERFINKVTHLIGVLGFGGFCFVLGARPQDVRYLYCLFYVIFVPLRWIYYRYKKWHYYLLDFCYYANTIFLIMLLFCPRNEKLFMVCFSFAEGPLAWALIVWRCSLVFNSVDKIVSVFIHLLPGLVFFTIRWWDPVFLEAMRPDGSTSRSSWPHTESKSYLWTWLFFVPLAVYIVWQILYFLIVDVLRRQRLLRDPEVMTSYRELSKKAQKANNLWWRFSGLLGDQNRLFMYILLQAMFTVATTALTVPIFLSYELHVTFQLLKISASVWNGGNFLLEVMPRQVVMKERKKMEMQPLDTQMDRPAPDDSTGAASSQSHAVESQ from the exons ATGCATAGAAGTGGTGTTGAAAGAAGAGGAAAAATGGGGAGTAATAATGAAGAAACGGTGGAGTTTGTGGAGGCTGAGGATGCCAACGGCAACGGGGATTGGCATGGGAACATGAGGATGAGGCTGGGAGATCCATCAAAG AAAGTGGCTCAGACGAAGCAGATGCTGTCCAAACAAGCACTGCAGACCAGAGAGATCTTGTCCAAGCAGGCACTCAAGATTGCCAAACAGGCTGAAGAGCACGAAAGATTCATCAacaag GTGACGCACTTGATAGGCGTTCTTGGCTTTGGAGGCTTTTGCTTTGTCTTGGGAGCAA GGCCACAGGATGTTCGTTACTTGTACTGTTTGTTCTACGTGATATTTGTGCCCCTTCGATGGATATATTACAGATACAAGAAATGGCACTATTATCTTTTG GATTTTTGTTACTACGCCAATACAATCTTCTTGATTATGCTGCTGTTTTGTCCAAGGAACGAGAAGCTTTTCATGGTTTGCTTCTCGTTTGCAGAG GGGCCGTTGGCATGGGCATTGATTGTGTGGCGCTGTAGCTTAGTTTTCAATTCTGTGGACAAAATCGTAAGCGTCTTCATACATCTTTTGCCAG GATTAGTTTTCTTCACAATAAGATGGTGGGATCCTGTGTTCCTCGAAGCCATGCGCCCGGACGGCTCCACTAGTAGGTCATCTTGGCCTCACACAGAGAGCAAATCGTATCTCTGGACTTGGCTTTTCTTTGTTCCGTTAGCTGTTTATATCGTTTGGCAGATTCTCTATTTTCTCATCGTAGATGTCCTGCGCCGACAAAGACTACTCCGAGACCCAGAAGTCATGACTTCGTACAG AGAACTCTCGAAAAAAGCTCAGAAAGCCAACAACTTGTGGTGGCGCTTTAGTGGACTGCTCGGTGATCAGAACCGCCTGTTCATGTATATTCTGCTCCAGGCCATGTTCACTGTGGCAACCACCGCGCTCACGGTCCCTATATTCTTGTCGTACGAACTGCACGTGACGTTTCAGTTGCTCAAGATCTCTGCATCTGTATGGAATGGAGGCAACTTCTTGCTGGAAGTGATGCCAAGGCAGGTCGTTATGAAAGAGCGAAAGAAAATGGAGATGCAACCTCTCGACACTCAGATGGATCGACCAGCACCCGATGATTCAACCGGAGCAGCAAGTAGTCAATCTCATGCAGTAGAGTCCCAGTAG
- the LOC121796260 gene encoding vacuolar protein sorting-associated protein 52 A-like isoform X3 has product MTEVISDQFVEANNGSKNVVDLGFVVGELTLEDDAASDDDVALEGLEEELQDYKTDNVVTMILSKGTSSRNYTKDVEHNLRRIELDSIQEYIKDSDNLISLHEQIHDCNTILLQMEKLLSGFQAEIGSISSDIKVLQERSLDMGLKLKNRKAAESKLSKFVEDIIVPPRMIEIIVDGEVNEEYLKTLEILSRKLQFVGSDAMLKTSKVITNVQPEVEKLHQKAVSKVFDFIIQKLNALRRPKTNVQILQQSVLLKYKYVIMFLKEHNKEVFIDIRAAYIDTMNKVLGKNVQAYIHALEKLQLDIATAADLIGVETRSTSLFLRGEPLKNRSAVFALGDRIKILKEIDEPALIPHIAEASSKKYPYEVLFRSLHKLLMDTAASEYLFCDEFFREQPMFYDIFAGPFTVIDEHLNTVLPNFYDAIGLMLMIRIIHQIQLIMSRKRLPCLDSHLDKVNISLWPRFKMVFDMHLSSLRNANIRTLWEDDVRPHYVMRRYAEFTASLIQLNVDYGDCQLEHNLERLWLAADDLLVKLAALFQKPKQQTVFVINNYDMTISVLKVKFCYKMLIRTFYLIAYPKLLHINR; this is encoded by the exons ATGACTGAGGTGATTTCAGATCAATTC GTTGAGGCAAATAATGGATCGAAAAATGTGGTGGATTTGGGGTTTGTTGTTGGCGAATTGACACTGGAAGATGATGCAGCCAG tgATGATGATGTGGCACTGGAGGGGCTGGAGGAAGAGCTACAAGATTATAAAACTGATAAT GTAGTCACCATGATACTGTCGAAAGGCACATCTTCGCGAAATTACACCAAGGATGTCGAGCACAATCTAAGGCGGATAGAGCTCGACTCTATTCAG GAATATATCAAAGATAGTGACAATCTAATCTCACTTCATGAACAAATTCATGATTGTAATACCATCCTATTGCAAATGGAGAAGCTTTTAAGTGGATTTCAG GCTGAGATAGGTTCAATAAGTTCAGATATAAAGGTTCTTCAAGAAAGATCTTTGGATATGGGGCTAAAGCTGAAGAATCGCAAG GCAGCTGAATCAAAACTGTCTAAATTTGTCGAGGACATCATTGTGCCACCAAGGATGATAGAAATAATAGTCGATGGAGAG GTGAATGAGGAATACTTGAAAACGCTTGAGATTCTAAGTAGGAAGCTACAGTTTGTTGGAAGTGATGCCATGTTGAAGACTTCCAAAGTGATAACTAATGTTCAGCCTGAAGTTGAGAAGCTTCACCAAAAAGCAGTTTCTAAG GTATTTGACTTCATCATTCAGAAGCTAAACGCACTGAGGCGGCCCAAGACTAATGTTCAAATCCTTCAACAAAGTGTTCTTCTGAAATACAA ATATGTAATAATGTTTCTCAAGGAGCACAACAAAGAGGTATTTATTGACATCCGTGCTGCATACATTGACACCATGAATAAG GTTTTAGGTAAAAACGTCCAAGCTTATATTCATGCCTTAGAGAAGTTGCAACTGGACATAGCAACAGCTGCTGATTTGATCGGTGTTGAAACCAGAAGTACTAGTCTATTCTTGAGAGGGGAACCTTTAAAGAACCGCTCTGCTGTTTTTGCTTTGGGAGATAGGATAAAGATTCTTAAG GAAATTGATGAGCCTGCATTGATTCCTCATATTGCTGAAGCCAGCTCTAAGAAGTATCCTTATGAAGTTCTATTCAGGAGTTTGCATAAGCTGCTTATGGATACTGCTGCTTCCGA ATATCTTTTCTGCGACGAATTCTTCAGAGAACAGCCTATGTTTTATGACATATTTGCAG GCCCCTTTACAGTAATTGACGAACACCTGAATACAGTTCTACCAAATTTTTATGATGCAATTGGTCTGATGCTCATGATTCGCATTATACACCAGATTCAG CTTATAATGTCTCGGAAGCGGCTACCGTGTCTAGATTCGCACTTGGATAAG GTTAACATCTCTCTGTGGCCGCGATTTAAGATGGTATTTGACATGCACCTCAGCAGCCTACGCAATGCCAATATCCGGACATTGTGGGAAGACGATGTTCGTCCACATTATGTCATGAGACGCTATGCAGAATTCACTGCATCTCTAATTCAGCTTAATGTTGACTATGGAGACTGCCAG CTTGAACACAACTTGGAAAGACTGTGGCTGGCTGCAGATGATTTGCTTGTCAAGCTTGCTGCATTGTTCCAGAAACCCAAGCAACAGACCGTGTTCGTCATAAATAACTACGACATGACAATTTCTGTACTCAAGGTAAAGTTCTGTTACAAGATGTTGATCAGAACATTTTACCTGATTGCTTATCCTAAATTATTACACATTAATAGATGA
- the LOC121796260 gene encoding vacuolar protein sorting-associated protein 52 A-like isoform X1: MTEVISDQFVEANNGSKNVVDLGFVVGELTLEDDAASDDDVALEGLEEELQDYKTDNVVTMILSKGTSSRNYTKDVEHNLRRIELDSIQEYIKDSDNLISLHEQIHDCNTILLQMEKLLSGFQAEIGSISSDIKVLQERSLDMGLKLKNRKAAESKLSKFVEDIIVPPRMIEIIVDGEVNEEYLKTLEILSRKLQFVGSDAMLKTSKVITNVQPEVEKLHQKAVSKVFDFIIQKLNALRRPKTNVQILQQSVLLKYKYVIMFLKEHNKEVFIDIRAAYIDTMNKVLGKNVQAYIHALEKLQLDIATAADLIGVETRSTSLFLRGEPLKNRSAVFALGDRIKILKEIDEPALIPHIAEASSKKYPYEVLFRSLHKLLMDTAASEYLFCDEFFREQPMFYDIFAGPFTVIDEHLNTVLPNFYDAIGLMLMIRIIHQIQLIMSRKRLPCLDSHLDKVNISLWPRFKMVFDMHLSSLRNANIRTLWEDDVRPHYVMRRYAEFTASLIQLNVDYGDCQLEHNLERLWLAADDLLVKLAALFQKPKQQTVFVINNYDMTISVLKEAGPEEGRIHMHLEELLKSNTAIYVEELLQEHFSNLIKFVKTRACEDPSLGPRRPISVAEVEPIVKDFASRWKAAIELMHSDVITSFSNFLCGMEILRATLTQLLLYYTRLSDCMKNIPGGTAPNKDLISISSIMYEIRKFSRTF; this comes from the exons ATGACTGAGGTGATTTCAGATCAATTC GTTGAGGCAAATAATGGATCGAAAAATGTGGTGGATTTGGGGTTTGTTGTTGGCGAATTGACACTGGAAGATGATGCAGCCAG tgATGATGATGTGGCACTGGAGGGGCTGGAGGAAGAGCTACAAGATTATAAAACTGATAAT GTAGTCACCATGATACTGTCGAAAGGCACATCTTCGCGAAATTACACCAAGGATGTCGAGCACAATCTAAGGCGGATAGAGCTCGACTCTATTCAG GAATATATCAAAGATAGTGACAATCTAATCTCACTTCATGAACAAATTCATGATTGTAATACCATCCTATTGCAAATGGAGAAGCTTTTAAGTGGATTTCAG GCTGAGATAGGTTCAATAAGTTCAGATATAAAGGTTCTTCAAGAAAGATCTTTGGATATGGGGCTAAAGCTGAAGAATCGCAAG GCAGCTGAATCAAAACTGTCTAAATTTGTCGAGGACATCATTGTGCCACCAAGGATGATAGAAATAATAGTCGATGGAGAG GTGAATGAGGAATACTTGAAAACGCTTGAGATTCTAAGTAGGAAGCTACAGTTTGTTGGAAGTGATGCCATGTTGAAGACTTCCAAAGTGATAACTAATGTTCAGCCTGAAGTTGAGAAGCTTCACCAAAAAGCAGTTTCTAAG GTATTTGACTTCATCATTCAGAAGCTAAACGCACTGAGGCGGCCCAAGACTAATGTTCAAATCCTTCAACAAAGTGTTCTTCTGAAATACAA ATATGTAATAATGTTTCTCAAGGAGCACAACAAAGAGGTATTTATTGACATCCGTGCTGCATACATTGACACCATGAATAAG GTTTTAGGTAAAAACGTCCAAGCTTATATTCATGCCTTAGAGAAGTTGCAACTGGACATAGCAACAGCTGCTGATTTGATCGGTGTTGAAACCAGAAGTACTAGTCTATTCTTGAGAGGGGAACCTTTAAAGAACCGCTCTGCTGTTTTTGCTTTGGGAGATAGGATAAAGATTCTTAAG GAAATTGATGAGCCTGCATTGATTCCTCATATTGCTGAAGCCAGCTCTAAGAAGTATCCTTATGAAGTTCTATTCAGGAGTTTGCATAAGCTGCTTATGGATACTGCTGCTTCCGA ATATCTTTTCTGCGACGAATTCTTCAGAGAACAGCCTATGTTTTATGACATATTTGCAG GCCCCTTTACAGTAATTGACGAACACCTGAATACAGTTCTACCAAATTTTTATGATGCAATTGGTCTGATGCTCATGATTCGCATTATACACCAGATTCAG CTTATAATGTCTCGGAAGCGGCTACCGTGTCTAGATTCGCACTTGGATAAG GTTAACATCTCTCTGTGGCCGCGATTTAAGATGGTATTTGACATGCACCTCAGCAGCCTACGCAATGCCAATATCCGGACATTGTGGGAAGACGATGTTCGTCCACATTATGTCATGAGACGCTATGCAGAATTCACTGCATCTCTAATTCAGCTTAATGTTGACTATGGAGACTGCCAG CTTGAACACAACTTGGAAAGACTGTGGCTGGCTGCAGATGATTTGCTTGTCAAGCTTGCTGCATTGTTCCAGAAACCCAAGCAACAGACCGTGTTCGTCATAAATAACTACGACATGACAATTTCTGTACTCAAG GAAGCTGGTCCCGAGGAGGGTAGAATCCATATGCACCTCGAAGAGCTGCTCAAGAGCAATACGGCCATTTATGTG GAGGAGCTACTACAGGAACACTTCAGCAACCTGATCAAGTTTGTCAAAACCAGAGCCT GTGAGGACCCGAGCTTGGGTCCGAGGCGCCCAATCAGCGTGGCAGAGGTCGAGCCTATAGTAAAGGACTTCGCGAGCAGATGGAAAGCCGCGATAGAGCTAATGCACAGCGACGTCATTACGTCTTTCAGCAACTTCTTGTGTGGTATGGAGATTCTCAGAGCTACATTGACTCAGCTATTGCTTTACTACACAAGGCTCTCAGATTGCATGAAGAACATTCCTGGTGGTACTGCTCCAAACAAAGATTTGATTTCTATATCATCAATTATGTATGAAATTAGGAAATTTTCAAGAACATTTTAA
- the LOC121796260 gene encoding vacuolar protein sorting-associated protein 52 A-like isoform X4, which yields MTEVISDQFVEANNGSKNVVDLGFVVGELTLEDDAASDDDVALEGLEEELQDYKTDNVVTMILSKGTSSRNYTKDVEHNLRRIELDSIQEYIKDSDNLISLHEQIHDCNTILLQMEKLLSGFQAEIGSISSDIKVLQERSLDMGLKLKNRKAAESKLSKFVEDIIVPPRMIEIIVDGEVNEEYLKTLEILSRKLQFVGSDAMLKTSKVITNVQPEVEKLHQKAVSKVFDFIIQKLNALRRPKTNVQILQQSVLLKYKYVIMFLKEHNKEVFIDIRAAYIDTMNKVLGKNVQAYIHALEKLQLDIATAADLIGVETRSTSLFLRGEPLKNRSAVFALGDRIKILKEIDEPALIPHIAEASSKKYPYEVLFRSLHKLLMDTAASEYLFCDEFFREQPMFYDIFAGPFTVIDEHLNTVLPNFYDAIGLMLMIRIIHQIQLIMSRKRLPCLDSHLDKVNISLWPRFKMVFDMHLSSLRNANIRTLWEDDVRPHYVMRRYAEFTASLIQLNVDYGDCQLEHNLERLWLAADDLLVKLAALFQKPKQQTVFVINNYDMTISVLKVSSTYLQRVIFFL from the exons ATGACTGAGGTGATTTCAGATCAATTC GTTGAGGCAAATAATGGATCGAAAAATGTGGTGGATTTGGGGTTTGTTGTTGGCGAATTGACACTGGAAGATGATGCAGCCAG tgATGATGATGTGGCACTGGAGGGGCTGGAGGAAGAGCTACAAGATTATAAAACTGATAAT GTAGTCACCATGATACTGTCGAAAGGCACATCTTCGCGAAATTACACCAAGGATGTCGAGCACAATCTAAGGCGGATAGAGCTCGACTCTATTCAG GAATATATCAAAGATAGTGACAATCTAATCTCACTTCATGAACAAATTCATGATTGTAATACCATCCTATTGCAAATGGAGAAGCTTTTAAGTGGATTTCAG GCTGAGATAGGTTCAATAAGTTCAGATATAAAGGTTCTTCAAGAAAGATCTTTGGATATGGGGCTAAAGCTGAAGAATCGCAAG GCAGCTGAATCAAAACTGTCTAAATTTGTCGAGGACATCATTGTGCCACCAAGGATGATAGAAATAATAGTCGATGGAGAG GTGAATGAGGAATACTTGAAAACGCTTGAGATTCTAAGTAGGAAGCTACAGTTTGTTGGAAGTGATGCCATGTTGAAGACTTCCAAAGTGATAACTAATGTTCAGCCTGAAGTTGAGAAGCTTCACCAAAAAGCAGTTTCTAAG GTATTTGACTTCATCATTCAGAAGCTAAACGCACTGAGGCGGCCCAAGACTAATGTTCAAATCCTTCAACAAAGTGTTCTTCTGAAATACAA ATATGTAATAATGTTTCTCAAGGAGCACAACAAAGAGGTATTTATTGACATCCGTGCTGCATACATTGACACCATGAATAAG GTTTTAGGTAAAAACGTCCAAGCTTATATTCATGCCTTAGAGAAGTTGCAACTGGACATAGCAACAGCTGCTGATTTGATCGGTGTTGAAACCAGAAGTACTAGTCTATTCTTGAGAGGGGAACCTTTAAAGAACCGCTCTGCTGTTTTTGCTTTGGGAGATAGGATAAAGATTCTTAAG GAAATTGATGAGCCTGCATTGATTCCTCATATTGCTGAAGCCAGCTCTAAGAAGTATCCTTATGAAGTTCTATTCAGGAGTTTGCATAAGCTGCTTATGGATACTGCTGCTTCCGA ATATCTTTTCTGCGACGAATTCTTCAGAGAACAGCCTATGTTTTATGACATATTTGCAG GCCCCTTTACAGTAATTGACGAACACCTGAATACAGTTCTACCAAATTTTTATGATGCAATTGGTCTGATGCTCATGATTCGCATTATACACCAGATTCAG CTTATAATGTCTCGGAAGCGGCTACCGTGTCTAGATTCGCACTTGGATAAG GTTAACATCTCTCTGTGGCCGCGATTTAAGATGGTATTTGACATGCACCTCAGCAGCCTACGCAATGCCAATATCCGGACATTGTGGGAAGACGATGTTCGTCCACATTATGTCATGAGACGCTATGCAGAATTCACTGCATCTCTAATTCAGCTTAATGTTGACTATGGAGACTGCCAG CTTGAACACAACTTGGAAAGACTGTGGCTGGCTGCAGATGATTTGCTTGTCAAGCTTGCTGCATTGTTCCAGAAACCCAAGCAACAGACCGTGTTCGTCATAAATAACTACGACATGACAATTTCTGTACTCAAG GTCAGTTCCACATATTTGCAGAGAGTAATATTTTTTCTGTAA